In Streptomyces chartreusis, the following proteins share a genomic window:
- a CDS encoding alpha-L-arabinofuranosidase C-terminal domain-containing protein has translation MSRIRWRYGTAATALLVAAGLVPTATAHAEDVTDYSITVDPAARGAAIDDTMYGVFFEDINRAADGGLYAELVQNRSFEYSTDDNRSYTPLTSWTVEGAGEVVNDAGRLNERNRNYLSLSAGSSVTNAGNNTGIRVEQGKRYDFSVWARAGGGSTLTVALKDAAGALATARQVAVKGGWAKYRATFTATRTSNRGRLAVAANDAAALDMVSLFPRDTYRNQQNGLRKDLAEKIAALHPGFVRFPGGCLVNTGSMEDYSAASGWQRKRSYQWKDTVGPVEERATNGNFWGYNQSYGLGYYEYFRFSEDIGAMPLPVVPALVTGCGQNKAVDDEALLKRHIQDTLDLIEFANGPATSKWGKVRAEMGHPRPFRLTHLEVGNEENLPDEFFDRFKQFRAAIEAEYPDITVVSNSGPDDAGTTFDTAWKLNREANVEMVDEHYYNSPNWFLQNNDRYDSYDRGGPKVFLGEYASQGNAWKNGLSEAAFMTGLERNADVVKLASYAPLLANEDYVQWRPDLVWFNNRASWNSANYEVQKLFMNNVGDRVVPSKATTTPDVSGPIAGAVGLSTWATSAAYDDVKVTGADGSTLLSDDFSGDASKWTHTAAGSWSVQDGQYVQTDAAAENTMVQAGDPSWHDYDLHVKATKKSGKEGFLVAFGVKDTGNYYWWNLGGWNNTQSAVEQAVDGGKGTLLTKAGSIETGRAYDIDVKVRGRQVTLYLDGQEWGGFTDDKPAEPFRQVVTKDARTGDLIVKVVNAQPAEARTAIDLGGARVASTARVTTLAAGQDAVNTETDAPVTPATSTFAGVADRFAYTFPANSVTFLRLKQR, from the coding sequence ATGTCACGCATCCGCTGGAGATACGGCACCGCCGCCACCGCCCTCCTGGTCGCGGCCGGCCTCGTCCCCACCGCCACCGCGCACGCCGAGGACGTCACCGACTACTCGATCACCGTCGACCCGGCCGCCAGGGGCGCCGCCATCGACGACACGATGTACGGCGTCTTCTTCGAGGACATCAACCGGGCCGCGGACGGCGGTCTGTACGCCGAGCTCGTGCAGAACCGGTCCTTCGAGTACTCCACGGACGACAACCGGTCCTACACGCCCCTCACCTCCTGGACCGTCGAAGGCGCCGGTGAGGTAGTGAACGACGCCGGCCGACTGAACGAGCGCAACCGCAACTACCTCTCCCTGAGCGCCGGTTCGTCCGTCACGAACGCCGGCAACAACACCGGGATCCGGGTCGAGCAGGGCAAGCGGTACGACTTCTCGGTGTGGGCCCGCGCCGGCGGCGGCAGCACGCTCACCGTCGCCCTGAAGGACGCAGCCGGCGCGCTGGCGACCGCCCGACAGGTGGCCGTCAAGGGTGGCTGGGCCAAGTACAGGGCCACGTTCACCGCGACCCGCACCAGCAACCGCGGCCGTCTTGCCGTCGCCGCCAACGACGCGGCGGCCCTCGACATGGTGTCGCTCTTCCCGCGCGACACCTACCGGAACCAGCAGAACGGCCTGCGCAAGGACCTCGCCGAGAAGATCGCCGCCCTGCACCCGGGGTTCGTGCGCTTCCCGGGCGGCTGCCTGGTCAACACCGGCTCCATGGAGGACTACAGCGCGGCCTCCGGCTGGCAGCGCAAGCGCTCCTACCAGTGGAAGGACACCGTCGGCCCGGTCGAGGAGCGCGCCACCAACGGCAATTTCTGGGGCTACAACCAGAGTTACGGCCTCGGCTACTACGAGTACTTCCGCTTCTCCGAGGACATCGGCGCCATGCCGCTGCCCGTCGTCCCGGCCCTGGTGACCGGCTGCGGCCAGAACAAGGCCGTCGACGACGAGGCGCTGCTCAAGAGGCACATCCAGGACACCCTCGACCTGATCGAGTTCGCGAACGGCCCGGCGACCTCGAAGTGGGGCAAGGTCCGTGCCGAGATGGGCCATCCGCGGCCCTTCCGCCTCACGCACCTCGAAGTCGGCAACGAGGAGAACCTCCCCGACGAGTTCTTCGACCGCTTCAAGCAGTTCCGCGCCGCCATCGAGGCCGAGTACCCGGACATCACGGTCGTCTCCAACTCCGGCCCCGACGACGCCGGCACCACCTTCGACACCGCCTGGAAGCTCAACCGCGAGGCGAACGTCGAGATGGTCGACGAGCACTACTACAACAGCCCCAACTGGTTCCTCCAGAACAACGACCGCTACGACTCCTACGACCGCGGTGGCCCGAAGGTCTTTCTCGGCGAGTACGCCTCCCAGGGCAACGCCTGGAAGAACGGCCTCTCCGAAGCCGCGTTCATGACCGGCCTGGAGCGCAACGCGGACGTCGTCAAGCTCGCCTCGTACGCCCCGCTGCTCGCCAACGAGGACTACGTCCAGTGGCGTCCGGACCTGGTCTGGTTCAACAACCGCGCCTCCTGGAACTCGGCGAACTACGAGGTCCAGAAGCTGTTCATGAACAACGTCGGCGACCGGGTCGTCCCCTCGAAGGCCACCACCACGCCGGACGTCAGCGGCCCGATCGCCGGCGCGGTCGGCCTCTCGACGTGGGCGACCAGCGCCGCGTACGACGATGTGAAGGTCACCGGGGCCGACGGCTCGACCCTGCTGAGCGACGACTTCTCCGGTGACGCCTCGAAGTGGACGCACACCGCCGCCGGCAGCTGGAGCGTCCAGGACGGCCAGTACGTCCAGACGGACGCGGCGGCGGAGAACACCATGGTCCAGGCCGGCGACCCGTCCTGGCACGACTACGACCTGCATGTGAAGGCCACCAAGAAGTCCGGCAAGGAGGGCTTCCTCGTCGCCTTCGGCGTCAAGGACACCGGCAACTACTACTGGTGGAACCTGGGCGGCTGGAACAACACCCAGTCCGCCGTCGAGCAGGCCGTGGACGGCGGCAAGGGCACGCTGCTCACCAAGGCCGGCTCGATCGAGACGGGCCGCGCCTACGACATCGACGTCAAGGTGCGCGGCCGCCAGGTCACGCTGTACCTCGACGGCCAGGAGTGGGGCGGCTTCACCGACGACAAGCCGGCCGAGCCGTTCCGTCAGGTCGTCACCAAGGACGCCCGGACCGGCGACCTGATCGTCAAGGTCGTCAACGCCCAGCCGGCCGAGGCCCGCACCGCGATCGATCTGGGCGGCGCCAGGGTCGCCTCCACGGCCCGGGTCACCACCCTCGCCGCCGGCCAGGACGCGGTGAACACCGAGACGGACGCACCGGTCACCCCGGCGACGTCCACCTTCGCGGGGGTCGCGGACAGGTTCGCGTACACCTTCCCCGCGAACTCCGTGACGTTCCTGCGGCTCAAGCAGAGGTGA
- a CDS encoding DUF6215 domain-containing protein, producing the protein MTGSGRAPEKGANVWGQAIAAVAMVTALGGGLWAYGQTSESSGPPPATCSDETPGKPTGRVTGAQLCEALLRPDLAELLGTPAEAARTASGSDGSVGLSGGKDIPMPSAEVEFDTYTVTLSATYDDLPVAGSESLLRDAEKRTVLGRPAVLYSDRTIRIAFRLDGGDTDSGPGVPLRSLMVAKDAKDGGGSFDVTLWRADGMVPDDAVLLRLAEKVLPTVPGWTAGS; encoded by the coding sequence ATGACCGGAAGCGGCCGCGCGCCCGAAAAGGGCGCGAACGTATGGGGGCAGGCCATCGCGGCGGTGGCGATGGTGACGGCACTCGGCGGGGGGTTGTGGGCGTACGGGCAGACGTCCGAGAGCAGTGGGCCGCCGCCCGCCACCTGCTCGGACGAGACGCCGGGGAAGCCGACCGGGCGGGTGACCGGGGCGCAGCTGTGCGAGGCGCTGCTCCGCCCCGACCTCGCCGAGCTCCTGGGCACGCCGGCCGAGGCCGCGAGGACCGCGAGCGGCAGCGACGGCTCCGTCGGGCTCTCCGGCGGCAAGGACATCCCGATGCCCTCCGCCGAGGTCGAGTTCGACACGTACACCGTGACGCTCTCGGCCACCTACGACGACCTCCCGGTGGCCGGGTCGGAGTCGCTGCTGAGAGACGCGGAGAAGCGCACGGTGCTGGGCCGGCCGGCGGTCCTGTACTCGGACCGCACGATCAGGATCGCCTTCCGCCTCGACGGGGGCGACACCGACAGCGGCCCCGGGGTCCCGCTGCGGTCCCTGATGGTGGCCAAGGACGCGAAGGACGGCGGTGGCTCCTTCGACGTGACCCTGTGGCGGGCCGACGGCATGGTGCCGGACGACGCCGTCCTGCTGCGGCTCGCCGAGAAGGTGCTGCCGACGGTCCCGGGATGGACCGCCGGCAGCTGA
- a CDS encoding GNAT family N-acetyltransferase: MTDTPSLAAGYEISVDPDRIDRERVHRWLSTDAYWALGREREKQERAIDGSLNFGVYESVSGDQVAYARIITDRATFAWLCDVYVDPSVRGKGIGSALVGEVREHLRPYGLRRILLATHDAHGVYAKLGFAPLENPDQWMALYF; this comes from the coding sequence ATGACCGACACCCCGAGCCTCGCCGCGGGCTATGAGATCTCTGTCGACCCGGACCGTATCGACCGGGAGCGGGTGCATCGGTGGCTGTCCACCGATGCGTACTGGGCGCTCGGGCGGGAGCGTGAGAAGCAGGAGCGGGCGATCGACGGGTCGCTGAACTTCGGGGTGTACGAGTCGGTCTCGGGGGATCAGGTGGCGTATGCCCGGATCATCACCGACCGGGCGACCTTCGCGTGGCTGTGCGACGTGTACGTGGACCCGTCGGTGCGCGGCAAGGGCATCGGATCGGCGCTCGTGGGGGAGGTGCGGGAGCACCTGCGGCCGTACGGGCTCCGGCGCATCCTGCTCGCCACGCACGACGCGCACGGGGTCTACGCGAAGCTCGGGTTCGCGCCGCTGGAGAACCCGGACCAGTGGATGGCGCTCTACTTCTGA
- a CDS encoding histidine phosphatase family protein produces MSLRVTFVAAARSSSLLAERFQDDRPLDQAGWDEVQSVAHGLLPLAAAELRYCSPTPRSRATGDALGYAPLVQLALRDCDMGRWQGLTLGEAMAREPDAVDAWLADPRATPHGGESLLGFIGRVGGWLDTRPVDDGDRIVAVAEPSVIRAALVYVLKAPPSTYWNIDVRPLSATTVTGRAGRWHLRFDAGSGQRSRA; encoded by the coding sequence ATGTCACTTCGGGTCACGTTCGTCGCCGCCGCGCGCAGCTCCTCGCTGCTCGCGGAGCGCTTCCAGGACGACCGGCCACTCGACCAGGCCGGCTGGGACGAGGTGCAGAGCGTCGCGCACGGCCTGCTGCCGCTGGCCGCGGCCGAGCTGCGCTACTGCTCGCCGACCCCGCGCAGCCGCGCGACCGGCGACGCCCTCGGCTACGCCCCGCTGGTGCAACTCGCCCTGCGCGACTGTGACATGGGCCGCTGGCAGGGGCTCACGCTCGGCGAGGCGATGGCCCGTGAGCCGGACGCGGTGGACGCCTGGCTGGCCGACCCGCGCGCCACGCCGCACGGCGGAGAATCGCTGCTCGGGTTCATCGGCCGCGTCGGCGGCTGGCTCGACACCCGGCCCGTGGACGACGGCGACCGTATCGTCGCCGTGGCCGAACCGTCGGTGATCCGCGCGGCCCTGGTGTACGTGCTGAAGGCGCCGCCGTCGACGTACTGGAACATCGACGTACGTCCGCTGTCGGCGACCACGGTCACCGGTCGCGCGGGGCGCTGGCACCTCCGCTTCGACGCGGGGTCCGGTCAGCGCTCGCGTGCGTAG
- a CDS encoding DUF6314 family protein — protein MGEFWPVPDALAYLAGGWRAERSVRDLASGDEGEFSGTTVFEPMEDGEPPRGLSQEAPQGLSRGLLHRESGTFVWRGVPRPAERTLRFLPGSSPGAVDVRFADGRPFHDLDLSSGRHVADHPCSADLYRGEFTVRDADHWRSVWRVRGPAKDLVLTTDYARER, from the coding sequence ATGGGCGAGTTCTGGCCGGTACCGGATGCGCTGGCGTATCTGGCCGGAGGCTGGCGCGCCGAGCGGTCGGTGCGGGATCTCGCGAGCGGGGACGAGGGCGAGTTCTCCGGTACGACGGTCTTCGAGCCAATGGAGGACGGGGAGCCGCCGCGAGGGCTGTCGCAGGAGGCACCGCAAGGGCTGTCACGGGGGCTGCTGCACCGCGAGTCCGGCACGTTCGTGTGGCGGGGCGTACCGCGGCCCGCCGAGCGGACGCTGCGCTTCCTGCCGGGGAGTTCACCGGGGGCGGTGGACGTGCGCTTCGCCGACGGTCGCCCGTTCCACGACCTGGACCTGTCGTCCGGCCGCCATGTCGCCGATCACCCCTGCTCGGCCGATCTCTACCGGGGCGAGTTCACCGTCCGGGACGCGGACCACTGGCGGTCGGTGTGGCGGGTGCGCGGACCGGCCAAGGACCTGGTCCTCACCACCGACTACGCACGCGAGCGCTGA